The genomic region AGAACTCCCATCAAATGTTGGGGATTTTAGATTAATGAATCGCAAATCAATTGATGCCTTGAAGGAAATGAAAGAACTCCACAGGTTTTTAAGGGGCATGGTTGTTTGGATTGGATTTAAGCAGGCAATTCTTGATTTCGACCGACCTAGCCGCCCCATAGGTAAAAGCAAATATCCATTAATTAAAATGTTGTCCTTTTCCTGGAATGCAATTACCTCGTTTTCTACATTTCCTCTCTATATCGTGATGAGCTCAGGATGTTTGGTAGTAATACTAGGTATCAGTTATTCTCTTTTGACTCTTTATAAGTCTCTCATACTGAAAATTACAGTACCAGGATGGGCTTCACTTGTGATTTTGCTTTGCATATTCTCAGGGGTGATTTTAGTGTCTCTCGGAATCGTAGGACTCTATGTGGGAAAGATTTTTGAACAAGTAAAAGGACGTCCACTTTATTTGCTTTCAGACACAAGGAATATAACTAGTGAAAAATAAATACGGCATTCAAAAAATTAGTTCAGAAGCTGATTTCCACGATCGTTGGGCTTCAGAAATTAATGAGGAGGAAATTGATGTAATTTCATCCTTCACAGGATCTACAAGTCCCGAAAACAGATATCTAATTTCATTTTTGGGAAATCTTCAAGGCAAACGTATTTTAGAATTAGGTTGTGGTGCTGGAGAAAACAGCATCTATTTTGCACTTCAGGGAGCAAATGTTACTGCCACGGACATTTCTGAAGGAATGTTAGAAAAAACAAATCGTTTAGCTAAAAAATATGGCGTTAAAATCGATACCCACAAGATGGATGCAATGAATATCACATTTGAGAATGATGCTTTCGATGTAGTCTATGCAGCCAATACTTTACACCATGTAGATACACCTACTGCGATCCATGAAATTCACCGCGTACTCAAACCTGGAGGATTTATGTGCACTTGGGACCCATTGTGCCATAATCCAATCATTAATATATACAGGAGAATGGCTACAAAAGTACGTACAATTGATGAACATCCGCTTTCCATCAATATCATTGATTCTATCCGGGCAAAGTTCAGCCATCTAGATTATGAAACTTTTTGGTTTTTTAGTTTGTGGATTTTTTTACGTTTCTACCTTATTGAAAAAATCCATCCAAACGATCAAAGATATTGGAAGAAAATCGTATTGGAAGAAAAACGTTTACGTCCACTCTATTATAAACTTGAGCGATTTGATCTTCTCGTTAAAAAAATACCATTTGTTAAACGTTTCGGTTGGAACATAGCATTGGCTGCAAGAAAGTAGTGACAATATTTCGCGTGTAGTACATTTTGCGAAAGGTATGCGTAGAAAATAGACATATTCACAATAATACCCACTATTTGAAGGTCGCATCTCTAGTGTTTGTTATAGGTTCCCAAATGGTAATACTAATTTCACCAGAACCAAATAAACTTCTATTTCTCCAGTATGAATAATGGAAAGGAATAAAGTATGTCCGATTTGAACGATAATTCGCCATTAATGCATCCTGAATATTTTTCGGCATTAAGGACGGGTAACTACTTTCAACAAAGGCTTTTTCATAGACCTTGTTTTTTATATTTTCTATAATCCCGTGTTCAAATTTTGAAACAATAAGCCGTTCATTAATAAATTGGTTCTCACTGGAATTGATCAATGGTGAATAAAAATATTCGGTAGACCCAGCATTATAAATGTCAGCTTGTGTAGTTAATGAATAATAAGCCAAACTAGAGCACAAAAGTGATTTATCATTAATTAAACTTCTGATTTCTTCATCATACTGTTGAGAATATACGGGCACATTTGGCATATCCATTTGCAGAAAAACTATATAAAAAGTGAGAATAAGTTTTCCAAGAAGACGATTATATTTATCAGAAAAGTAAATACTCGTGACTATCAACACGGGAGAACAAAGCTGAATAAAGTATATCAGATAATTGCCAGTATTTCTACTGAGCCAAATACTCGCACAACAGAGAAAAATAAAAATGATAATAATGTAATATAAACTATTATAAATTCCGTAACTTTTGGAATAGAATTTACTTTTCCAGTGGCGTAATAAAATCCTTCCACTGATACCTCTGTTCACTTTTACATAAATTAAATATAATCCACATATTAAAATCACTATTAATCCCCAATGAATAACAACATAATCTCTTATTTGTGGAATTAAATGGGCTGTCGAAGCCTCATTTGTATTTAAGTGTATTTGTATGGTCGAGTAGAAATATGCCGGCCATTGACTTTGAAAAAATATGCCGGTTAATATCAATAATAATATACTACAGATCAAATATATTATCGCATTAATTCTCTGTCCTACACACAAAAGACCCATTGTCACAGCTGGCATGAAAAGACCGAAATAGGGTTTTGTATAGAATGCTGCTACTCCTAAAATAACGCTCAAAAGGAGTACTTTTATTCGGTTTTGATGAAATCCTGCTAAATAGATGCTCGACCAAAAAAAGAGAGCGCCTAGATAATCAGGCCTTGCCGCATTGGAATATTGTCCGACTAAAATCGCATAAAGAATACAACTTGCTGCTATCGTATAAACCAGAGACACATGCAGCCTTCTGATCACAGTCCAGGTAAGGAGAGTAAGGAGCAAGATTGATATAGCAGTGACTGTTCTATGAACGAGAAAAGTATTCCCAAAAATAAGGGCAAAACATGCAGAAACCAGATTATAACCCAACCCATAGACATTTAAATATAAAGGTAAAAACTCTTTTTGATATGGACTATAACCATCCAATATGATCCCTGTCACCAAAGGCATTAGCCCTTCCCTAATCTCAAGGGGCAATGGTGTCGTAATCAATTTATATTGAAGAATTAATGAAGAGAAGGCCAA from Verrucomicrobiota bacterium harbors:
- a CDS encoding class I SAM-dependent methyltransferase, with amino-acid sequence MKNKYGIQKISSEADFHDRWASEINEEEIDVISSFTGSTSPENRYLISFLGNLQGKRILELGCGAGENSIYFALQGANVTATDISEGMLEKTNRLAKKYGVKIDTHKMDAMNITFENDAFDVVYAANTLHHVDTPTAIHEIHRVLKPGGFMCTWDPLCHNPIINIYRRMATKVRTIDEHPLSINIIDSIRAKFSHLDYETFWFFSLWIFLRFYLIEKIHPNDQRYWKKIVLEEKRLRPLYYKLERFDLLVKKIPFVKRFGWNIALAARK
- a CDS encoding glycosyltransferase family 2 protein, which encodes MLKKELPLLSIVIPLYNEQDVLPLLIQKIYDFKSHFDSPLEFIIVNDGSKDNTSTLLDQLSENLPTLKVLHLSRNFGHQIALTAGIDYSTGEYVVVMDGDLQDPFDMILPMMQKAQEEGYDIVLARRRLRDGETLFKLFTAKIFYWIMKKVIQAELPSNVGDFRLMNRKSIDALKEMKELHRFLRGMVVWIGFKQAILDFDRPSRPIGKSKYPLIKMLSFSWNAITSFSTFPLYIVMSSGCLVVILGISYSLLTLYKSLILKITVPGWASLVILLCIFSGVILVSLGIVGLYVGKIFEQVKGRPLYLLSDTRNITSEK
- a CDS encoding glycosyltransferase family 39 protein, with the protein product MHKNIVGILSKYSRIIDFGLISAAVLLAFSSLILQYKLITTPLPLEIREGLMPLVTGIILDGYSPYQKEFLPLYLNVYGLGYNLVSACFALIFGNTFLVHRTVTAISILLLTLLTWTVIRRLHVSLVYTIAASCILYAILVGQYSNAARPDYLGALFFWSSIYLAGFHQNRIKVLLLSVILGVAAFYTKPYFGLFMPAVTMGLLCVGQRINAIIYLICSILLLILTGIFFQSQWPAYFYSTIQIHLNTNEASTAHLIPQIRDYVVIHWGLIVILICGLYLIYVKVNRGISGRILLRHWKSKFYSKSYGIYNSLYYIIIIFIFLCCASIWLSRNTGNYLIYFIQLCSPVLIVTSIYFSDKYNRLLGKLILTFYIVFLQMDMPNVPVYSQQYDEEIRSLINDKSLLCSSLAYYSLTTQADIYNAGSTEYFYSPLINSSENQFINERLIVSKFEHGIIENIKNKVYEKAFVESSYPSLMPKNIQDALMANYRSNRTYFIPFHYSYWRNRSLFGSGEISITIWEPITNTRDATFK